One Phaseolus vulgaris cultivar G19833 chromosome 2, P. vulgaris v2.0, whole genome shotgun sequence DNA window includes the following coding sequences:
- the LOC137812211 gene encoding probable inactive poly [ADP-ribose] polymerase SRO2, translated as MEGIESWFGKGLMKVEKESEEYQSIENGFLKGMGFMGHATTIMALHKNDISFSLARKARWDSFKIFSKAMEIKCGGDANVRYAWYGASLDDLLEIVSAGFNGCKNHDESHGVGIPLFSVHFSIDSAMCTVGDEHGLRHVLLCRVILGKVESVACGSKQSQPSSQQYDSGVDDILAPTKHIIWTAFMNSYIHPSYILSFKYKCIKDSVICGTLKPQSPYVLFPNLVAGVSNNLKPEQMTTLLRSYRVYQERKISREVWIKKVRLIVGDTLLHSVITKSNYNVHIL; from the exons ATGGAGGGAATAGAGAGTTGGTTTGGGAAGGGATTAATGAAAGTAGAAAAGGAGAGTGAAGAATATCAATCCATTGAAAATGGTTTCTTGAAGGGTATGGGATTTATGGGACATGCCACAACTATCATGGCCCTTCACAAGAACGATATTTCCTTTAGTTTGGCAAGGAAAGCTCGTTGGGATTCCTTTAAGATTTTCTCTAAGGCTATGGAAATTAAATGTGGTGGAGATGCTAATGTCAGGTATGCTTGGTATGGTGCTTCATTGGATGATCTTCTAGAGATTGTATCTGCTGGATTCAATGGATGCAAAAACCATGATGAGTCTCATGGAGTTGGGATTCCCTTATTTTCTGTCCATTTTTCTATTGATAG TGCTATGTGTACAGTGGGAGATGAGCATGGTTTGAGACATGTGCTGCTATGCAGGGTGATATTAGGGAAGGTGGAAAGTGTTGCTTGTGGTTCAAAGCAGAGCCAACCTAGTTCTCAGCAATATGATTCTGGGGTGGATGATATATTAGCACCTACAAAACATATTATATGGACTGCTTTTATGAATTCATACATTCACCCAAGTTATATTTTAAGTTTCAAATATAAATGTATAAAGG ATTCAGTGATATGTGGGACACTAAAACCTCAATCACCATATGTGTTGTTTCCCAATTTAGTAGCAGGagtttcaaataatttgaaaccAGAACAAATGACTACGTTACTCAGAAGCTACCGAGTTTACCAA GAACGAAAGATTTCACGAGAAGTATGGATAAAGAAAGTGAGATTGATTGTGGGAGACACACTGCTGCATTCAGTGATCACAAAATCCAACTACAATGTGCACATTCTTTAG
- the LOC137812212 gene encoding T-complex protein 1 subunit alpha, translating into MAVVAQTPDIAGERQSGQDVRTQNVVACQAVANIVKSSLGPVGLDKMLVDDIGDVTITNDGATILKMLEVEHPAAKVLVELAELQDREVGDGTTSVVIVAAELLKRANDLVRNKIHPTSIISGYRLAMREACKYVDEKLAVKVEKLGKDSLINCAKTSMSSKLIAGDSDFFANLVVDAVQSVKMTNARGEVKYPIKGINILKSHGKSARDSFLMNGYALNTGRAAQGMPLRVAPAKIACLDFNLQKTKMQLGVQVLVTDPRELEKIRQREADMTKERIEKLLKAGANVVLTTKGIDDMALKYFVEAGAIAVRRVRKEDMRHVAKATGATMVSTFADMEGEETFEPSFLGSADEVVEERISDDAVVMIKGTKTTSAVSLILRGANDHMLDEMDRALHDALSIVKRTLESNTVVAGGGAVEAALSVYLEYLATTLGSREQLAIAEFAESLLVIPKVLSVNAAKDATELVAKLRAYHHSAQTKADKKHLSSMGLDLHEGKIRNNLEAGVIEPAMSKVKIIQFATEAAITILRIDDMIRLVKEESQNED; encoded by the exons ATGGCGGTTGTTGCTCAAACCCCTGACATCGCCGGCGAGCGACAGTCCGGCCAGGACGTTCGTACACAGAACG TGGTGGCGTGCCAAGCCGTTGCCAACATCGTCAAAAGCTCCTTAGGTCCCGTTGGTCTCGACAAg ATGCTCGTCGACGACATTGGCGACGTCACAATCACCAACGACGGTGCTACGATTCTCAAGATGTTGGAAGTGGAGCATCCTGCTGCCAAG GTTTTGGTGGAACTTGCCGAGCTTCAAGACAGGGAAGTAGGAGATGGTACTACCTCTGTCGTCATTGTAGCTGCTGAGCTTCTCAAA AGGGCAAATGATCTTGTCCGGAACAAGATTCATCCTACCTCGATTATCAGTGGATATAGA CTTGCTATGCGGGAGGCGTGCAAATATGTAGATGAAAAACTGGCTGTGAAG GTTGAAAAGCTCGGAAAGGATTCGCTAATTAACTGTGCCAAGACCAGTATGTCCTCGAAGTTGATTGCTGGTGATAGTGACTTCTTTGCTAATTTG GTTGTAGATGCAGTGCAATCTGTTAAGATGACCAATGCTCGAGGTGAAGTTAAATACCCAATCAAG GGAATCAATATCTTGAAATCCCATGGAAAAAGTGCTAGAGACAGCTTTCTGATGAATGGTTATGCTCTAAACACTGGCCGTGCTGCTCAAGGAATGCCTCTTAGGGTTGCCCCTGCAAAAATTGCTTGTCTTGATTTCAATCTACAAAAGACAAAAATGCAATTGGGTGTTCAAGTTTTAGTCACTGATCCTAGGGAGCTAGAGAAAATTCGTCAAAG AGAGGCTGATATGACTAAGGAACGGATTGAAAAGCTATTGAAAGCTGGAGCTAATGTTGTTCTGACTACTAAAGGAATCGATGACATGGCACTCAAG TACTTTGTTGAGGCTGGGGCAATTGCTGTAAGACGCGTGCGTAAAGAGGATATGCGTCATGTTGCCAAGGCTACTGGTGCAACGATG GTCTCAACATTTGCTGACATGGAAGGAGAGGAAACATTTGAACCATCTTTTCTTGGATCTGCTGATGAGGTTGTTGAGGAAAGAATATCTGATGATGCTGTAGTTATGATCAAAGGGACCAAAACTACAAGTGCA GTCTCTTTGATTTTAAGAGGTGCAAATGACCATATGCTTGATGAGATGGATAGAGCTCTGCATGATGCCTTGTCAATTGTCAAGAGAACTCTTGAATCAAACACG GTGGTAGCTGGTGGAGGTGCAGTTGAAGCAGCTTTGTCAGTTTATTTGGAGTACCTTGCTACAACTTTAGGATCTCGGGAGCAGTTGGCTATAGCTGAATTTGCTGAGTCTCTGTTAGTCATTCCAAAG GTGCTCTCTGTTAATGCTGCTAAGGATGCCACTGAGCTGGTTGCAAAATTACGGGCCTACCACCATTCAGCGCAAACTAAAGCTGATAAGAAACATTTATCGAG CATGGGTCTGGACCTCCATGAAGGGAAAATCAGAAACAACTTGGAGGCTGGAGTCATTGAGCCTGCAATGAGTAAAGTCAAAATTATTCAG TTTGCCACCGAAGCTGCTATTACTATCCTACGAATTGATGACATGATCAGGCTTGTCAAGGAAGAAAGTCAAAATGAAGATTAG
- the LOC137809501 gene encoding pterin-4-alpha-carbinolamine dehydratase 2, mitochondrial-like produces the protein MSTSRISLTRLTDKKCVPCNLKELRPMNEDSARTLMPQVPEWNLVNDAGIMKLRRSWTVKTFSKGLNFFKIVAGLAESEGHHPDLHLVGWNNVVIEIWTHAIGGLTENDFILAAKIDKLDVVDLLRRKPSD, from the exons ATGTCCACTTCTCGCATATCACTTACAC GTCTGACAGATAAGAAATGTGTGCCATGCAATTTGAAGGAATTACGACCCATGAATGAGGATTCAGCACGAACTCTGATGCCACAG GTTCCTGAGTGGAATTTGGTAAATGATGCTGGTATAATGAAGTTGAGGCGGTCATGGACAGTAAAAACTTTCTCCAagggattgaatttttttaagatagTAGCTGGTCTTGCTGAAAGTGAAG GTCATCATCCTGATCTTCACCTTGTTGGCTGGAATAATGTTGTTATAGAGATTTGGACTCATGCTATTG GTGGATTAACAGAAAATGACTTCATACTTGCTGCTAAGATCGATAAGCTTGATGTGGTAGACCTACTTAGACGAAAACCTTCTGACTGA
- the LOC137809502 gene encoding uncharacterized protein, whose protein sequence is MAVNEQDPSKNDQQNPASAYYLHPGENPGMVLVTPHLDGTNYHLWSRAMKRALLSKNKYKFVNGEILEPSRSDAKYEAWERCNVTVVSWITRSLTPQIAQSTVYIDDARDLWKDLEERFSKGSHFRVSDLLQEINSIKQGERSINEYYTDSKTLWEELDSLHPLLTCTCKSKCTCNVIKIIVGYRESERVMCFLKGLGENYNTVKTQVLLMDPLPGVNRVFSLVLQQERHLTESAVVDTKILINNANQYGQKMNVKNNGSNPSWRNYGRGRGKNYGKQCSFCNKMNHTADECYSKHEYPPWIKQRTSYAANTMKSEETSETEGEKNAHSDAHNDQILRNLDAEQLQQLVDMI, encoded by the coding sequence ATGGCTGTCAATGAACAAGACCCATCCAAGAATGACCAACAAAACCCCGCCAGTGCATATTACCTTCATCCTGGAGAAAACCCAGGTATGGTATTGGTTACGCCACATCTTGATGGAACAAACTACCACTTGTGGAGCAGAGCAATGAAGCGTGCGCTGTTGTCAAAGAACAAATACAAGTTCGTCAACGGTGAGATCCTTGAACCCTCGCGAAGTGATGCCAAGTACGAGGCTTGGGAAAGATGCAATGTTACAGTTGTTTCTTGGATTACACGAAGCCTTACTCCACAGATTGCTCAAAGCACGGTGTACATTGATGATGCAAGAGACTTATGGAAAGATCTTGAAGAAAGATTCTCAAAGGGGAGTCATTTTCGTGTTTCAGACCTTCTGCAAGAAATCAACTCCATCAAACAAGGTGAAAGGAGCATCAACGAATACTACACTGATTCTAAAACTCTGTGGGAAGAGCTAGATTCACTGCATCCGCTGCTCACCTGCACTTGCAAATCAAAGTGTACGTGCAATGTGATAAAGATCATAGTGGGATACAGGGAGTCAGAAAGGGTCatgtgttttctaaaaggaTTGGGAGAAAATTACAATACTGTAAAGACGCAAGTTCTGCTAATGGATCCTTTGCCAGGGGTTAATCGTGTTTTTTCCTTGGTTCTGCAACAAGAAAGACACTTAACTGAAAGTGCAGTAGTGGATACAAAGATTCTCATTAACAATGCTAATCAATATGGCCAAAAGATGAATGTGAAGAACAATGGGAGCAACCCTTCCTGGCGCAACTACGGAAGGGGAAGAGGAAAGAACTATGGTAAGCAATGTTCCTTTTGCAATAAGATGAATCACACGGCTGATGAGTGTTACTCAAAGCACGAGTATCCTCCTTGGATCAAGCAAAGAACGAGTTATGCTGCAAACACTATGAAAAGTGAGGAAACCAGTGAAACAGAGGGAGAAAAGAATGCACACAGTGATGCTCACAATGACCAAATTCTGAGAAATCTTGACGCCGAACAATTACAACAGCTTGTGGACATGATTTAG
- the LOC137812214 gene encoding uncharacterized protein, with protein sequence MNPSKIVEVGLDSEEPQDAAVPNKNGQERPIGSRQYCQENADCENFYRSPSNMMEVSLQCKEEQETDTTDEVDEPWGRGLWQPIESINQENHQQNADTHTLVKPKKKGRGQTRGLSLQMKRQLSADGKLDVLIHPTKLVAVGAGRNDFITDLSLIVRQNARLNVRQWKRVPQSTRYTIVQNILNNWRLPDTDMVRKAILHEAGRLYQNWRSRLHGYYLKFETKDEALKHVPDDVTDSDWQFLVDYFSSPYFETMSAKNKANKAKQRTKHTTGSKSYQATSYDARDPVTGTEPDMQTFWQLTHTRENGEWIDEASKEINDKVAEQINEKRCQIEDSQEVGETNEEEIINTAFNTLVGKKSYLRGFGPFGAGLRSPSSPSSSTIQQMQTELDAQKRETENARKECNEIRARLVEVESHLEDERLKRTELEARLLDRQNEMQEISSQVQNTIQAALSQYLPPKSEAETSTKNKRKIEELEAQLHEAEDVITDIRSELIKYRKC encoded by the exons ATGAATCCATCTAAAATCGTTGAAGTTGGTCTTGACAGTGAAGAACCACAAGATGCAG CTGTGCCCAACAAAAATGGACAAGAACGACCAATAGGGTCGAGGCAGTACTGTCAAGAGAATGCTGATTGCGAGAACTTCTATAGGAGTCCATCAAATATGATGGAAGTCAGTCTTCAATGTAAGGAGGAACAAGAAACTGATACTACTG ATGAAGTTGACGAGCCTTGGGGAAGGGGATTATGGCAACCAATAGAGTCAATAAATCAAGAGAACCATCAACAAAATGCAG ATACACATACACTTGTCAAGCCTAAAAAAAAGGGAAGAGGACAGACAAGAGGGTTGTCGCTTCAAATGAAGCGTCAACTGAGTGCAGATGGAAAGTTGGATGTTCTCATCCATCCTACAAAGCTGGTGGCAGTAGGTGCAGGCCGCAATGATTTCATTACTGATCTTTCTCTTATTGTTCGCCAGAATGCACGTCTTAATGTGCGCCAGTGGAAGAGGGTTCCACAAAGTACTAGGTATACAATAGTGCAAAATATTCTG AACAATTGGAGACTGCCTGATACAGATATGGTAAGGAAAGCTATTCTGCATGAAGCAGGTCGTTTATATCAGAATTGGCGCAGCAGGCTTCATGGGTATTACTTAAAGTTTGAAACAAAGGACGAGGCCTTGAAGCATGTCCCTGATGATGTTACCGATTCTGATTGGCAATTCTTGGTTGATTATTTTAGCAGCCCTTATTTTGAG ACAATGAGTGCAAAAAACAAGGCAAATAAGGCAAAACAGCGGACAAAACATACTACTGGGTCAAAATCTTATCAAGCAACCAGCTATGATGCA CGTGACCCAGTGACTGGAACGGAGCCCGATATGCAGACTTTTTGGCAGTTGACACACACAAGGGAAAATGGGGAATGGATTGACGAAGCGTCTAAGGAAATCAAT GACAAAGTTGCTGAACAAATTAACGAGAAGAGATGCCAAATAGAAGATTCTCAGGAAGTGGGGgaaacaaatgaagaagaaattaTTAATACTGCCTTCAATACATTGGTTGGGAAGAAATCATATCTGCGAGGTTTTGGTCCTTTTGGAGCAGGACTAAGGTCACCATCATCACCAAGCTCCAGTACAATTCAACAGATGCAGACTGAATTAGATGCCCAAAAGAGAGAGACAGAGAATGCTAGGAAAGAATGCAATGAAATAAGAGCTAGACTTGTTGAGGTTGAGTCCCATCTAGAGGATGAGCGGCTGAAACGTACAGAGCTAGAGGCTCGTCTCTTGGATCGTCAAAATGAGATGCAGGAAATCAGCAGTCAGGTTCAAAACACCATCCAGGCTGCATTGTCTCAGTATCTTCCGCCA AAAAGCGAAGCAGAGACctcaacaaagaataaaagaaagatCGAAGAGCTTGAAGCACAACTCCATGAAGCAGAGGATGTGATAACAGATATTAGATcagaattaattaaatatcgCAAGTGTTAG